Proteins from one Embleya scabrispora genomic window:
- the glpR gene encoding gephyrin-like molybdotransferase receptor GlpR, with protein MNGSGLIYAAIVGAWAAYLVPMWLRRQDELNEARPTERFTTAIRILSRRSAFERRSARALADKSGTGAEGAERRAAGESGRGRRPSGAEAQASNAQASSAQASNSPSSSQSSEGQASAGQPSGGQASVPQQASGSGAGSAAAAKGKGGGTGRRPAVPVRRDEGRAALLTRRRRVIASLFAGFTAGAILAGVAGLAWVWVPAVPGVLLSAYIVHLRVQERRRYEAGLRRLGRPAGRSGAPADAGAANEARARTREAADGATADPRPATPPTGADGRQARTPRSGSGAPGASGPARAGGAAGPAGSARGRRERAAEEPALAEWIAELATGDGPDRDAWDPVPVPLPTYVTAPVVPRGDTEQEPERPQIHAVPDPQPAEAPHPPTPLFDQYAEDTRTGYGASVDSLPLYEHEWRRAGNE; from the coding sequence GTGAACGGCAGCGGCCTGATCTACGCAGCGATCGTGGGGGCCTGGGCTGCCTATCTGGTGCCCATGTGGCTTCGCCGACAGGACGAGCTGAACGAGGCCCGGCCGACCGAGCGTTTCACCACCGCGATCCGGATCCTGTCCCGTCGCAGCGCCTTCGAGCGCCGCTCGGCGCGGGCGCTGGCCGACAAGAGCGGTACCGGTGCGGAGGGCGCCGAGCGTCGCGCCGCCGGTGAGTCCGGGCGCGGGCGCCGGCCGTCGGGTGCCGAAGCGCAGGCTTCGAATGCGCAGGCTTCGAGTGCGCAGGCTTCGAATTCGCCGTCTTCGAGTCAGTCTTCGGAGGGGCAGGCCTCCGCCGGGCAGCCCTCCGGCGGCCAGGCGTCGGTGCCGCAGCAGGCGAGCGGGTCGGGCGCCGGGTCCGCTGCCGCGGCCAAGGGCAAGGGTGGCGGTACGGGCAGGCGCCCCGCGGTGCCGGTGCGTCGGGACGAGGGGCGGGCCGCGCTGCTCACCCGTCGCCGCCGGGTGATCGCGAGCCTGTTCGCCGGCTTCACCGCCGGTGCGATCCTGGCCGGTGTGGCCGGCCTCGCCTGGGTGTGGGTGCCGGCCGTGCCCGGCGTGTTGTTGTCGGCGTACATCGTGCATCTGCGGGTCCAGGAGCGCCGCCGCTATGAGGCGGGTCTGCGCCGGTTGGGCCGACCGGCGGGCAGGTCGGGCGCGCCGGCCGACGCCGGCGCCGCGAACGAGGCGCGGGCCCGGACGCGTGAGGCCGCCGACGGCGCCACGGCGGATCCCCGACCCGCGACGCCGCCGACGGGTGCCGACGGGCGGCAGGCCCGTACCCCGCGTTCGGGCTCCGGTGCGCCGGGTGCGTCCGGCCCTGCGAGAGCCGGTGGCGCAGCCGGCCCGGCAGGCTCGGCCCGGGGTCGCCGCGAGCGCGCGGCGGAGGAGCCCGCGCTGGCCGAGTGGATCGCCGAACTGGCCACCGGCGACGGCCCGGATCGGGACGCGTGGGACCCGGTCCCCGTCCCGCTGCCCACCTACGTGACGGCCCCGGTCGTCCCGCGCGGCGACACCGAACAGGAGCCGGAGCGCCCCCAGATCCACGCCGTCCCGGACCCGCAGCCGGCCGAGGCACCACACCCGCCCACCCCGTTGTTCGACCAATACGCCGAGGACACCCGCACCGGCTACGGCGCCTCGGTCGACTCCCTTCCGCTCTACGAACACGAGTGGCGCCGGGCCGGCAACGAGTGA
- a CDS encoding GNAT family N-acetyltransferase, which produces MGHALTRGRSVELAEGRVTLRPIRARDAAAWQEVHTRNREWLRRWEATVPPGSAAGRRPTFRQMVRFLRAEAGAGRMLPFVVLYDGQLVGQVTVAGITWGSMCSAHVGYWVDERVAGLGVMPTAVALVADHCFFRLGVHRLEVCIRPENRASRRVVDKLGFREEGLRPRYLHIDGDWRDHLAYALNAEEVPEGLLMRWRAYRENRGFTW; this is translated from the coding sequence ATGGGGCACGCGCTGACCCGCGGCCGGTCCGTGGAACTCGCCGAGGGCCGGGTGACGCTGCGGCCGATCCGGGCCCGGGACGCGGCCGCCTGGCAGGAGGTGCACACCCGCAATCGCGAGTGGCTGCGCCGCTGGGAGGCGACCGTGCCGCCGGGGTCGGCGGCCGGGCGGCGGCCGACCTTCCGGCAGATGGTCCGCTTCCTGCGGGCCGAGGCCGGCGCGGGGCGGATGTTGCCGTTCGTGGTGCTGTACGACGGGCAGTTGGTCGGCCAGGTCACCGTCGCCGGGATCACCTGGGGGTCGATGTGCTCGGCGCACGTCGGCTATTGGGTCGACGAGCGTGTCGCCGGGCTCGGCGTGATGCCGACCGCCGTCGCGCTGGTCGCCGACCACTGCTTCTTCCGGCTCGGCGTGCATCGCCTGGAGGTGTGCATCCGGCCGGAGAACCGGGCCAGTCGGCGAGTGGTGGACAAGCTGGGATTCCGCGAGGAGGGTCTGCGCCCGCGCTACCTGCACATCGACGGCGACTGGCGGGACCACCTGGCGTACGCGCTGAACGCGGAGGAGGTCCCGGAGGGGCTGTTGATGCGGTGGCGCGCCTATCGGGAGAACCGGGGGTTCACCTGGTAG
- a CDS encoding MogA/MoaB family molybdenum cofactor biosynthesis protein has translation MVITVSTRAAAGTYQDESGPVIVRGLQQMGFETRGPQIVPDGEPVAQALRDACAGHYDVIITTGGTGLNPFDQTPQMTSRVISFEVPGIAEAIRMENFDKVPTSILSRGIAGVAITQDSHWTYRSLIVNLPGSPGGAQDGITVLAKVLPHVVSQLQGGDHARGGGFGGGAGGGGFGGGGPQQAPPGGGGYQGGYGAGGGYQGGGGGGGYQGGGGYGGAQQPPWGTR, from the coding sequence ATGGTGATCACCGTGTCCACGCGCGCGGCGGCCGGGACCTACCAGGACGAGAGCGGCCCGGTGATCGTGCGCGGGCTGCAACAGATGGGCTTCGAGACGCGCGGGCCGCAGATCGTGCCGGACGGCGAGCCGGTCGCCCAGGCGCTGCGCGACGCGTGTGCGGGCCATTACGACGTGATCATCACCACCGGGGGGACCGGGCTCAACCCGTTCGACCAGACCCCGCAGATGACCAGTCGGGTGATCAGCTTCGAGGTGCCCGGCATCGCCGAGGCGATCCGGATGGAGAACTTCGACAAGGTGCCGACCTCGATCCTGTCGCGCGGCATCGCCGGCGTCGCGATCACCCAGGACTCGCACTGGACCTACCGCAGCCTGATCGTCAACCTGCCCGGCTCGCCGGGCGGCGCGCAGGACGGGATCACGGTGCTGGCGAAGGTGTTGCCGCACGTGGTGTCCCAGCTCCAGGGCGGCGACCACGCGCGCGGTGGCGGTTTCGGCGGCGGGGCCGGGGGCGGCGGCTTCGGGGGCGGCGGGCCGCAGCAGGCTCCGCCCGGCGGCGGCGGGTACCAGGGCGGCTACGGCGCGGGCGGCGGCTACCAGGGTGGCGGCGGCGGGGGCGGCTACCAGGGCGGCGGGGGCTACGGAGGGGCGCAGCAGCCGCCATGGGGCACGCGCTGA
- the moaC gene encoding cyclic pyranopterin monophosphate synthase MoaC, whose amino-acid sequence MVDVTAKDVSVRTGTASGRVLVSPRVVELLRGEGVPKGDALATARIAGIMAAKRTPDLVPLCHPIALHGVAVDLSVHDDAVAITATVRTADRTGVEMEALTAVSVAALTVVDMVKAVDPGAVITDVRVEAKTGGVSGDWQRDPGAGATQRDGGQV is encoded by the coding sequence ATGGTGGACGTCACGGCCAAGGACGTCTCGGTCCGCACGGGCACCGCGTCGGGCCGGGTGCTGGTATCGCCGCGGGTGGTCGAACTCCTGCGCGGCGAGGGCGTACCCAAGGGTGACGCGCTGGCCACCGCCCGGATCGCGGGCATCATGGCGGCCAAGCGCACCCCCGACCTGGTGCCGCTGTGCCACCCGATCGCGCTGCACGGCGTCGCGGTGGATCTGTCGGTGCACGACGACGCGGTGGCGATCACCGCGACCGTGCGCACCGCCGACCGCACCGGCGTCGAGATGGAGGCGCTGACGGCGGTCTCCGTGGCGGCGCTGACGGTGGTGGACATGGTCAAGGCGGTGGACCCGGGCGCGGTGATCACCGATGTACGGGTCGAGGCGAAGACGGGCGGAGTCTCCGGGGACTGGCAGCGGGACCCGGGGGCAGGGGCCACACAACGGGACGGAGGGCAAGTCTGA
- the glp gene encoding gephyrin-like molybdotransferase Glp, which translates to MKSVEDHLSGILERIAPLAPLELQLLDAHGSLLVDEVAATGDLPPFDNSSMDGYAVRLADVADAGEQYPVVLEVVDDIAAGDTPKVALGSGTCARIMTGAPVPEGTEAIVPVEWTDAGLPTVRITKAPSSGQFIRRRGDDVSAGQTVLDAGTTIGSAQVGLLAAIGRERIRVRPRPRVVILSTGSELIQPGRPIGPGQIRDSNSYMLTAAAREAGAIAYRVGNVPDDPKVLIDTIEDQLIRADLVVTTGGVSAGAYDVVKEVLSELGTVEFGKVAMQPGMPQGFGVIGPDETPIFTLPGNPVSAFVSFEVFVRPALLRMQGAEVTERPTVRATCSTALTSPDGKRQFLRARYTPPADGVGEGTVDPVGGIGSHLLGSLARANALISLPAEVTAVAEGAEVSVMLLG; encoded by the coding sequence ATGAAAAGCGTCGAGGACCATCTGAGCGGGATCCTCGAACGGATCGCTCCGCTCGCCCCCCTCGAACTGCAACTGCTCGACGCGCACGGCAGTCTCCTGGTCGACGAGGTGGCCGCCACCGGCGACCTGCCGCCGTTCGACAACTCGTCCATGGACGGCTACGCGGTGCGGCTGGCCGATGTCGCCGACGCCGGCGAGCAGTACCCGGTGGTGCTCGAGGTGGTGGACGACATCGCCGCCGGCGACACCCCGAAGGTCGCGCTCGGATCGGGCACGTGCGCGCGGATCATGACCGGCGCGCCGGTGCCGGAGGGTACCGAGGCGATCGTGCCGGTGGAGTGGACCGACGCGGGGCTGCCGACCGTGCGGATCACGAAGGCGCCGTCGAGCGGGCAGTTCATCCGGCGGCGGGGCGACGACGTGTCGGCGGGGCAGACCGTGCTGGACGCCGGGACCACGATCGGCTCCGCCCAGGTCGGCCTGCTCGCCGCGATCGGCCGGGAGCGGATCCGGGTCCGACCCAGGCCGCGCGTGGTGATCCTGTCCACCGGCAGCGAGCTGATCCAGCCCGGCCGGCCGATCGGCCCCGGGCAGATCCGCGACTCGAACAGCTACATGCTCACCGCCGCCGCGCGCGAGGCGGGCGCCATCGCGTACCGGGTCGGCAACGTACCCGACGACCCCAAGGTGCTCATCGACACGATCGAGGACCAGCTGATCCGGGCGGACCTGGTGGTCACCACCGGCGGGGTCAGCGCGGGCGCCTACGACGTGGTCAAGGAAGTGTTGTCCGAGCTGGGCACGGTCGAGTTCGGCAAGGTCGCGATGCAGCCGGGGATGCCGCAGGGCTTCGGCGTGATCGGCCCCGACGAGACGCCGATCTTCACCCTCCCGGGCAATCCGGTCAGCGCGTTCGTGTCCTTCGAGGTGTTCGTCCGGCCGGCGCTGCTGCGGATGCAGGGTGCCGAGGTCACCGAGCGCCCGACCGTGCGGGCGACCTGTTCGACGGCGCTGACCTCGCCCGACGGCAAGCGTCAGTTCCTGCGCGCCCGGTACACCCCGCCGGCCGACGGCGTGGGCGAGGGCACCGTCGATCCGGTCGGCGGCATCGGCTCCCACCTGCTCGGCAGCCTCGCCCGGGCGAACGCGCTGATCAGCCTTCCCGCCGAGGTCACCGCGGTGGCCGAGGGCGCCGAGGTGTCCGTGATGCTGCTCGGCTGA
- the galU gene encoding UTP--glucose-1-phosphate uridylyltransferase GalU, translated as MSARHAFRLTKAVVPAAGLGTRFLPATKATPKEMLPVVDTPAIQYVVEEAVAAGLTDVLMVTGRNKRALEDHFDRAYELEHALAAKGDVDRLKLVRESSELAAIHYVRQGDPRGLGHAVSCARPHVGDEPFAVLLGDDLIDPRDPLLATMLRVRGELGGSVVALIEVDPAQVHLYGCAAVEPLAEGVSEPGVVRVTDLVEKPETGTAPSNYAVIGRYLLDPAVFDVLEDTPPGRGGEIQLTDALRVLAKRGPNEGGTVHGVLFEGRRYDTGDRADYLRAIVKLACEREDLGPEFRAWLRQYVNEEMHG; from the coding sequence ATGTCTGCGCGTCATGCGTTCCGGCTCACCAAGGCGGTCGTGCCCGCCGCCGGCCTCGGTACCCGATTCCTGCCGGCGACCAAGGCCACGCCCAAGGAGATGTTGCCGGTCGTGGACACGCCGGCCATCCAGTACGTGGTCGAGGAGGCCGTCGCGGCCGGGCTCACCGACGTACTGATGGTCACCGGGCGCAACAAGCGCGCCCTGGAGGACCACTTCGACCGGGCCTACGAACTCGAACACGCGCTGGCCGCCAAGGGCGACGTGGACCGGCTCAAGCTGGTCCGCGAGTCGAGCGAGTTGGCCGCGATCCACTACGTGCGCCAGGGCGACCCGCGCGGCCTCGGGCACGCGGTGTCCTGCGCCCGGCCGCACGTGGGCGACGAGCCGTTCGCGGTGCTGCTGGGCGACGACCTGATCGACCCGCGCGATCCGCTGCTCGCCACGATGCTCCGGGTGCGCGGCGAACTCGGCGGCAGCGTCGTGGCGTTGATCGAGGTCGACCCGGCGCAGGTGCACCTGTACGGCTGTGCGGCGGTGGAACCCCTCGCCGAGGGCGTCTCCGAGCCCGGCGTGGTGCGGGTGACCGACCTGGTGGAGAAGCCGGAGACCGGCACCGCGCCGAGCAACTACGCGGTGATCGGCCGCTATCTGCTGGACCCGGCGGTGTTCGACGTGCTGGAGGACACCCCGCCCGGTCGCGGCGGCGAGATCCAGTTGACCGACGCCCTGCGGGTGCTCGCCAAGCGTGGGCCGAACGAGGGCGGCACCGTGCACGGCGTGCTGTTCGAAGGGCGCCGCTACGACACGGGCGACCGGGCCGACTATCTGCGTGCCATCGTCAAGCTGGCATGCGAGCGTGAAGATCTGGGGCCCGAATTCCGGGCCTGGTTGAGGCAGTACGTGAACGAGGAGATGCACGGATGA
- a CDS encoding 5-formyltetrahydrofolate cyclo-ligase: MKDILNDKATLRSQLMNSRSRVGSDRRVAASRALRDALLALPEIAAAGTVAAYVPVGSEPGGRDLAEDLAAGSTRRVLLPVLLADDDLDWALYEGPASLVPAGRGLREPIGPRLGPEGVRTADVLVVPGLAVDRRGMRLGRGGGSYDRALARAPKAAVTVVLLYDGEVLDEVPAEPHDVPVDIAVTPAAVYRFTR, translated from the coding sequence ATGAAGGACATCCTCAACGACAAGGCCACGCTGAGGTCACAGTTGATGAACTCACGGTCACGCGTCGGGTCGGACCGGCGTGTCGCGGCGAGTCGCGCGCTCCGCGACGCGCTCCTCGCGCTCCCCGAGATCGCCGCCGCGGGCACCGTCGCGGCGTATGTGCCGGTGGGCTCCGAACCGGGCGGTCGGGATCTGGCCGAGGACCTGGCCGCCGGGTCCACCCGGCGCGTGCTGCTGCCGGTGCTGCTGGCGGACGACGACCTGGACTGGGCGCTGTACGAGGGGCCGGCGTCGCTGGTGCCGGCCGGCCGCGGGCTGCGCGAGCCGATCGGGCCGCGGCTCGGCCCGGAGGGGGTGCGCACCGCCGACGTGCTGGTGGTGCCCGGGCTCGCGGTGGACCGCCGGGGGATGCGGCTGGGGCGCGGCGGCGGCTCCTACGACCGGGCGCTGGCCCGGGCGCCGAAGGCGGCGGTCACCGTGGTGCTGCTGTACGACGGCGAGGTGCTCGACGAGGTGCCCGCCGAGCCGCACGACGTGCCCGTGGACATCGCGGTGACGCCCGCGGCGGTGTACCGGTTCACCCGGTAG